One genomic segment of Brevibacillus laterosporus LMG 15441 includes these proteins:
- a CDS encoding AI-2E family transporter produces MEQLTKQPTPQQKRYRFYHIAVSIILLLIIANLFVLLRPALKPLYFLIEEVTLPFFVGLIIAYLLHPVVASLEKRKVPRLAALLLIYLGFVLLVVITVMNAIPVFTKQMIELSDDLPRLTSWYETWIQEWEAHKYFLPDSIQHGVDRAIIQSQEKMSRDISSFVDGAKKTLGKVLGYAVVPFIAFYLLKDMKEIHRSLILWVPRRFRQQTQVALRDINDSLGKYIHGQMVVSLIVGVLVFIGYWAIKMPYPFVLACFVALTNIIPFIGPLIGAVPALLIALTISTKQALFVIGINLVIQIIEGNIISPNIVGKTLHLHPLTIIFALLAGEAIAGVVGMILAVPVLAVLKVIIQRVILIRTQS; encoded by the coding sequence ATGGAACAACTGACAAAACAACCAACACCGCAACAAAAACGCTATCGTTTTTATCATATCGCTGTGTCAATTATCTTATTGCTCATTATAGCTAATCTTTTTGTGTTGCTGCGCCCTGCATTGAAGCCTCTGTATTTTTTGATTGAAGAGGTAACTCTTCCATTTTTTGTGGGGCTTATTATAGCTTATTTGCTGCATCCTGTCGTTGCGAGTTTAGAAAAAAGGAAGGTACCGCGCTTAGCGGCTCTTCTTTTGATTTATTTGGGGTTCGTACTGCTAGTAGTCATTACTGTGATGAATGCAATTCCGGTTTTTACGAAACAAATGATAGAACTATCAGACGATCTGCCCCGTTTAACGAGCTGGTATGAGACATGGATACAGGAGTGGGAGGCACATAAATATTTCTTGCCGGATAGTATCCAGCATGGTGTCGATCGGGCTATCATTCAATCGCAGGAAAAAATGTCGCGGGATATCTCTTCGTTTGTGGATGGCGCTAAAAAAACGCTGGGAAAGGTGCTGGGGTATGCAGTTGTTCCCTTTATTGCATTTTATCTATTAAAAGATATGAAAGAAATTCATCGGAGTCTGATCTTATGGGTCCCGCGGAGGTTCCGTCAACAAACCCAAGTAGCCTTACGAGATATTAACGATTCACTGGGAAAATATATTCATGGACAAATGGTTGTGTCTCTCATAGTAGGAGTGCTGGTTTTTATTGGATACTGGGCAATTAAGATGCCCTATCCATTTGTCTTAGCTTGCTTTGTGGCTTTAACCAACATTATTCCCTTTATTGGGCCCTTGATTGGTGCTGTGCCTGCGTTGCTGATTGCCCTTACGATTTCTACTAAACAAGCCTTATTTGTTATAGGCATAAACTTAGTCATACAAATCATTGAGGGGAATATCATTTCGCCCAATATTGTGGGAAAAACACTTCATCTTCATCCGCTTACGATTATTTTTGCTTTGCTTGCAGGGGAAGCGATCGCAGGAGTGGTCGGGATGATCTTGGCTGTACCCGTACTCGCTGTACTAAAAGTGATCATTCAACGCGTTATTTTGATTCGAACTCAAAGTTGA
- the alaS gene encoding alanine--tRNA ligase, protein MKKLTGNQVRQMYLDFFVSKGHRIEPSASLVPVDDPSLLWINSGVATLKKYFDGRIIPENPRITNAQKSIRTNDIENVGRTARHHTFFEMLGNFSIGDYFKVESIHWAWEFLTSPEWIGFDPEKLSVTIHPEDDEAFEIWNKEIGIPEERIIRLEGNFWDIGEGPSGPNTEIFYDRGEAFGNDPSDPELYPGGENERYLEVWNLVFSQFNHNPDGTYTPLPKKNIDTGMGLERMVSIIQNVDNNYETDLLFPLIEQTSQISGVSYKTNDELDVALKVIADHVRTVTFAIGDGALPSNEGRGYVLRRLLRRAVRMGKMLGIQKPFLYTLTKTVGDMMGEFYPEVVQKRDFIERVIRAEEERFHETLEEGLSILEGMVTATKASGGNQLSGQDTFKLYDTYGFPVDLTEDFAMEHGLSVDRDGFEQAMEEQRERARAARQDVDSMQTQGGALSELTVASEFIGYTTLSTDAKVEAIIIDNQLVKEAQEGVTCQVVLDRTPFYAESGGQINDEGTLTADTVKARVIDVQKGPHGQNVHQVLIEAGTLHVGDQVAAEVDQQGRNATIKNHTATHLLHQALKDVLGTHVNQAGSLVSPERLRFDFTHISSITAEELERIEQIVNEQIWSNLAVSISNMKIAEAKELGAMALFGEKYGDIVRVVNVEGFSIELCGGCHVGNTAEIGLFKILSESGIGAGTRRIEAVTGRGAYQYLNQQLTTLKEVAQAVKSPQLHETPARVEGVLAQLKESQREAESLRTKLGNIEAGTLTEQVQEIKGVKLLATQVSATDMDNLRGMVDELKNKLGSAVIVLGSVEGDKVNIVAGVTKDLMSQGFHAGKIVKEVATRCGGGGGGRPDMAQAGGKEPAKLGEALSIVASVVEGQAVANQ, encoded by the coding sequence ATGAAGAAGTTGACAGGTAATCAGGTTCGTCAAATGTATTTAGATTTCTTTGTGAGCAAAGGACATCGAATTGAACCAAGCGCATCTTTAGTACCGGTGGATGACCCATCTTTGTTGTGGATTAATAGTGGGGTAGCTACGTTAAAGAAATATTTTGATGGACGAATTATCCCTGAGAATCCACGCATTACGAATGCCCAAAAATCCATTCGTACAAATGACATTGAAAACGTAGGACGTACAGCGCGTCATCATACCTTCTTTGAGATGCTGGGTAACTTCTCTATCGGGGACTATTTTAAAGTGGAATCCATTCATTGGGCATGGGAGTTCTTGACAAGTCCTGAATGGATTGGTTTTGACCCAGAAAAATTGTCGGTTACCATACATCCTGAAGATGATGAAGCATTTGAAATTTGGAATAAGGAAATTGGCATACCAGAAGAGAGAATTATTCGTCTAGAGGGTAACTTCTGGGATATCGGAGAAGGTCCGAGCGGTCCGAACACGGAGATTTTCTATGATCGCGGTGAAGCATTTGGGAATGACCCAAGCGATCCAGAATTATATCCTGGTGGGGAGAATGAACGTTATTTAGAAGTATGGAATCTAGTATTCTCCCAATTTAACCATAATCCTGATGGTACGTATACTCCATTGCCTAAGAAAAATATTGATACAGGTATGGGCTTGGAGCGTATGGTTTCTATTATCCAAAATGTTGATAACAACTATGAAACAGACCTGTTATTTCCGTTAATTGAACAGACGAGCCAAATTTCAGGTGTATCTTACAAAACCAATGATGAGCTGGATGTAGCACTAAAAGTAATTGCAGATCACGTGCGTACAGTTACGTTTGCTATTGGAGATGGGGCTTTGCCTTCGAATGAAGGCCGCGGTTACGTGCTTCGTCGCTTGCTTCGCCGTGCTGTTCGCATGGGTAAAATGCTTGGAATTCAGAAGCCATTCTTGTACACATTGACCAAAACAGTTGGCGATATGATGGGAGAATTTTACCCAGAAGTGGTTCAAAAACGTGACTTTATCGAACGTGTAATTCGTGCTGAGGAAGAACGCTTCCATGAAACATTGGAGGAAGGCTTGTCCATTTTAGAGGGTATGGTAACAGCTACAAAGGCTTCTGGTGGCAACCAGCTAAGCGGTCAGGATACCTTTAAATTGTACGACACATACGGCTTCCCGGTTGACTTGACAGAGGATTTCGCAATGGAGCATGGTCTTTCTGTAGATCGCGATGGCTTCGAACAGGCAATGGAAGAGCAACGTGAACGCGCTCGTGCAGCTCGTCAGGATGTAGACAGCATGCAGACGCAGGGCGGGGCATTGTCGGAATTAACAGTAGCAAGTGAATTTATCGGGTATACAACATTGTCTACTGACGCTAAAGTTGAGGCAATTATTATTGACAATCAGCTTGTAAAAGAAGCACAAGAGGGTGTTACCTGCCAAGTGGTACTCGATCGTACACCTTTCTACGCAGAGAGCGGCGGGCAGATTAATGATGAGGGAACTTTGACAGCAGATACGGTTAAAGCACGCGTGATTGACGTACAAAAAGGGCCTCATGGTCAAAACGTTCATCAGGTACTAATTGAAGCTGGTACATTACATGTAGGAGATCAGGTTGCGGCTGAGGTAGACCAACAAGGACGCAACGCTACGATTAAAAACCATACAGCAACGCATTTGTTGCACCAAGCTCTAAAAGATGTTCTAGGAACACATGTCAATCAAGCAGGTTCTTTGGTATCTCCTGAGCGACTTCGCTTTGACTTTACACATATCAGCTCCATTACAGCGGAAGAGCTGGAGCGTATCGAACAAATCGTGAATGAGCAAATTTGGAGTAACTTAGCTGTAAGCATTTCGAACATGAAGATTGCTGAGGCCAAAGAATTGGGTGCGATGGCGCTCTTTGGCGAAAAGTATGGAGACATTGTGCGTGTAGTTAATGTTGAGGGCTTCAGCATTGAGCTGTGCGGTGGTTGCCATGTAGGAAATACAGCAGAGATCGGTCTCTTTAAAATTTTAAGCGAGAGCGGCATTGGGGCTGGCACACGCCGTATTGAAGCAGTGACAGGTCGCGGTGCTTATCAATATTTAAATCAACAGCTAACCACACTAAAAGAAGTGGCACAAGCGGTTAAGTCACCACAGTTGCATGAAACTCCTGCTCGCGTAGAAGGCGTATTAGCTCAATTGAAGGAATCACAGCGCGAAGCTGAGTCACTACGTACAAAATTGGGCAATATTGAAGCAGGAACTCTCACAGAGCAGGTACAAGAAATTAAGGGCGTAAAGCTTTTGGCTACTCAAGTATCTGCAACGGATATGGACAACCTTCGCGGTATGGTCGATGAGCTTAAAAATAAACTAGGCTCTGCTGTAATTGTCCTTGGTTCGGTTGAAGGCGATAAGGTAAACATAGTAGCTGGTGTGACCAAAGACTTGATGAGTCAAGGATTCCATGCTGGTAAAATCGTCAAGGAAGTTGCTACACGTTGCGGCGGTGGCGGTGGCGGTCGCCCTGATATGGCACAAGCGGGTGGTAAGGAACCTGCTAAGTTAGGCGAAGCACTTTCTATTGTTGCAAGTGTAGTCGAAGGACAGGCGGTTGCAAACCAATAG
- a CDS encoding IreB family regulatory phosphoprotein, translating into MSMDNTMKFSAPKEASEAEVRATLEEVYSALQEKGYNPITQIVGYLLSGDPAFIPRHNNARSLIGKIERDKLIEEMVKAYLSPKGS; encoded by the coding sequence ATGTCTATGGACAATACCATGAAGTTTAGCGCTCCAAAGGAAGCAAGTGAAGCTGAAGTACGTGCCACTTTGGAAGAAGTATATAGCGCTCTACAAGAAAAAGGCTATAATCCGATTACACAGATTGTAGGATACCTATTATCAGGAGATCCTGCATTTATTCCTCGCCATAACAATGCTCGCAGTTTGATTGGTAAAATTGAACGCGACAAGCTAATTGAAGAAATGGTGAAAGCTTACTTGTCACCAAAAGGTTCATAA
- the ruvX gene encoding Holliday junction resolvase RuvX, with translation MRILGLDVGEKTIGVAISDELGWTAQGIETIRRSSKENDFGRIEEWIATYQVQAFVVGLPKNMNGTIGPKGEYCQAFAEQLKERTGLPVHLWDERLTTMAAEKMLISADVSRQKRKKVIDKMAAVLILQGYLDANSR, from the coding sequence ATGCGAATACTTGGATTGGATGTGGGTGAAAAGACCATAGGCGTCGCAATAAGCGATGAGCTAGGTTGGACCGCTCAAGGAATCGAAACGATTAGACGCTCGTCCAAAGAAAATGATTTTGGGCGTATCGAAGAATGGATTGCGACGTACCAAGTACAAGCATTTGTGGTCGGTCTGCCGAAGAATATGAATGGCACGATTGGCCCTAAGGGTGAATACTGTCAAGCTTTTGCTGAGCAACTGAAGGAGCGGACAGGGTTGCCCGTTCATCTCTGGGATGAGCGATTGACGACGATGGCAGCGGAGAAAATGTTAATATCGGCTGATGTGAGTCGTCAAAAGCGCAAGAAAGTGATTGATAAAATGGCAGCCGTACTCATCCTTCAGGGGTATTTGGATGCTAATTCGAGGTGA
- a CDS encoding DUF1292 domain-containing protein, whose translation MSEDMQNDYEVGDVIALVEEGEDDSATRDFRIMYILEVEDRNYLVLVPVDQEDDEEYEVHFLRYDGSDILEPIEDDAEWDAVEATFETLIDELESEEN comes from the coding sequence ATGAGTGAAGACATGCAAAATGACTATGAAGTAGGCGACGTGATCGCATTGGTGGAGGAAGGAGAAGACGATTCAGCTACCCGTGATTTCCGCATTATGTACATCCTAGAAGTGGAAGACCGTAATTATTTAGTTTTAGTTCCGGTTGATCAGGAAGATGACGAGGAATATGAAGTTCATTTCTTGCGCTATGATGGAAGCGACATTCTTGAGCCGATTGAAGATGATGCTGAATGGGATGCTGTAGAAGCTACCTTTGAAACATTGATCGACGAATTGGAAAGCGAAGAGAACTAG
- a CDS encoding NUDIX hydrolase, giving the protein MATKMVKTVIAHEDQCLLIREDREELGSVWNIPSGIVQAGEKIMDAAVKRVAEKTGLQVELTSLSGIYQFVDETKDSVVCNVFTATVNEGTIQIDRTKIREAKWFRFTEIEQLDDDSLYQAHLLRRVFADIKNTGKN; this is encoded by the coding sequence ATGGCGACAAAAATGGTAAAAACGGTAATTGCACACGAAGATCAATGTTTACTGATTCGAGAAGATAGGGAAGAACTTGGAAGCGTATGGAACATCCCATCAGGAATTGTACAAGCAGGGGAAAAAATTATGGATGCTGCTGTGAAAAGAGTAGCTGAGAAAACGGGTCTACAAGTAGAGTTAACCAGCCTTTCAGGTATTTATCAATTTGTTGATGAAACGAAAGACTCAGTGGTGTGCAATGTTTTTACAGCGACGGTGAACGAAGGCACCATTCAGATAGATAGAACAAAAATTAGGGAAGCAAAATGGTTTCGTTTCACAGAGATTGAGCAGTTGGATGATGATTCTCTTTATCAGGCTCATTTGCTGAGAAGAGTTTTTGCAGATATAAAAAATACGGGTAAAAATTGA
- the mltG gene encoding endolytic transglycosylase MltG yields MSLAKGSEERQELLRNQSRSQKKRSGGFIVKGLLWFTLLVLVVGGVGTYYVYQQLQPSPITATAEIDIPSGSSVKQIAALLEQNGIIKNATLFSYYVRYQGVAGDLKAGTYQFDQQVTIDQLIKMLSEGTQAEVARFTIPEGWNVGQIADALAKKGLIEKEIFIQEINEGDFPEFPFVSSIPKKEGRKYRLEGYLFPETYEVRKGATEHEIIAKMLGQFEKEWKPEWNEQIQKHKLTMDEAVNLAAIVEREVVVDDERPVVAGIFYNRIRDGWKLQSCATVQFVLGKQRDRITFDDLKIASPYNTYLHEGLPPGPIASPGRASLESVVNPQKNEYFFFVTKKDGTQEHYFSKTFAEHASKNAKSQGSW; encoded by the coding sequence GTGAGCTTGGCAAAAGGTAGTGAAGAGAGACAGGAATTATTGAGGAATCAATCCCGATCGCAGAAAAAACGAAGCGGTGGGTTTATCGTAAAAGGATTGCTTTGGTTTACATTGCTTGTCCTAGTTGTGGGCGGAGTGGGAACCTATTATGTATATCAACAGCTACAACCAAGTCCAATCACAGCTACAGCCGAAATAGATATCCCTTCAGGTTCTAGTGTTAAGCAGATAGCTGCCTTGCTAGAGCAGAATGGCATTATTAAAAATGCCACTCTATTCTCGTATTATGTGCGCTATCAGGGAGTAGCTGGTGATCTAAAAGCAGGAACCTATCAGTTTGATCAGCAAGTAACCATCGATCAATTGATTAAAATGCTGAGCGAGGGAACTCAAGCAGAAGTGGCGCGCTTTACCATACCAGAGGGGTGGAATGTAGGCCAGATTGCAGATGCGCTTGCTAAAAAAGGACTAATTGAGAAAGAAATTTTTATACAGGAAATAAATGAAGGTGATTTCCCAGAATTTCCATTTGTCTCGTCTATTCCGAAGAAAGAAGGGCGAAAATATCGGCTAGAGGGATATTTGTTCCCAGAAACCTATGAGGTTCGTAAGGGAGCAACTGAGCATGAGATTATCGCCAAAATGCTGGGGCAGTTCGAAAAAGAATGGAAGCCAGAATGGAACGAACAAATACAGAAGCACAAGTTAACAATGGATGAAGCAGTTAATTTGGCGGCGATTGTCGAGCGTGAAGTGGTAGTAGACGATGAAAGACCAGTTGTAGCAGGAATTTTTTATAATCGCATACGTGATGGCTGGAAATTACAATCATGCGCCACTGTACAATTTGTTTTAGGCAAGCAACGTGACCGCATTACATTTGATGATTTAAAGATAGCAAGTCCATATAACACGTATCTTCATGAGGGCCTGCCACCTGGGCCCATTGCGAGTCCTGGTAGAGCGTCGCTTGAGTCAGTCGTAAATCCGCAAAAAAACGAATACTTCTTCTTTGTGACAAAAAAGGACGGGACGCAGGAGCATTATTTCTCTAAAACATTTGCAGAGCATGCTTCCAAAAATGCGAAAAGTCAAGGAAGCTGGTAA
- a CDS encoding O-methyltransferase, with product MITNPAIDHYLQNLIPQRSPLLTRLEQEAHEENVPIIQLTGAQFLRTLLLIKRPKSILEVGTAIGYSTIWLAEAAPTAKIVTMELDEERITRARASFKEASLEDRIELIEGDATKGLSGSYEFDCLFIDAAKGQYLTFLQLYLPLLKEGGLVITDNVLYRGLVTDPQAAGKRQKKMVEKIDRFNKHLMGHPQLETSIVPIGDGIAVSVKQTRGEGNA from the coding sequence ATGATTACGAACCCTGCTATAGATCATTATTTACAAAATCTCATTCCACAGCGCTCCCCGCTATTAACGCGACTAGAGCAGGAGGCACATGAAGAGAATGTCCCTATCATTCAATTGACCGGGGCTCAATTTTTACGTACCTTACTGTTAATCAAAAGACCCAAAAGCATCTTGGAAGTAGGTACAGCCATTGGTTATTCAACAATCTGGCTTGCTGAGGCTGCTCCTACGGCAAAAATAGTAACAATGGAACTTGATGAAGAGAGAATCACCCGCGCGCGCGCTTCCTTTAAGGAAGCTAGCCTAGAAGATCGAATTGAACTAATTGAGGGCGACGCGACAAAGGGTTTGTCTGGGTCATATGAGTTTGATTGTCTGTTTATTGATGCTGCTAAAGGGCAATACCTCACCTTTTTACAATTATACCTTCCTCTGTTAAAAGAAGGAGGATTAGTAATTACGGACAATGTTTTATACCGTGGTCTTGTTACCGATCCGCAAGCGGCGGGAAAACGGCAAAAGAAAATGGTTGAGAAGATTGATAGATTTAATAAGCATCTCATGGGACACCCCCAACTAGAAACGTCAATTGTACCTATAGGGGATGGGATCGCGGTTAGTGTAAAGCAGACGAGAGGAGAGGGCAATGCGTGA
- a CDS encoding peptidase U32 family protein — protein sequence MKKPELLVTVKKLADVLPLIEAGADALSIGEARYGLRNAGDFTVEEIDEAIRLAHSKGAKVYININSLLHNEELDGLDDYLIHLETVGADAVVFGDPAVLVAAKQVAPKLKLHWSMEMLSTSYDTINYWAEKGASRAVLARELTIDETIENQQEAKCEIQAQVHGPTCIFQSKRDLVSAYFGHQGRDMEQEGTSMDRGMYVKEEKRRNISYPVYEDAHGTHIISAEDICMVDGLEDFVNGELDSLKIEGLLHTSEYVIAVTKLYREALDLCVSDVEEYRDKAAEFLQKMEALQPKNRPLNTGFYYKPPIPYHA from the coding sequence GTGAAAAAGCCTGAACTATTGGTTACGGTAAAAAAATTAGCTGATGTCCTGCCGCTAATTGAGGCCGGTGCGGATGCTCTAAGCATTGGAGAAGCACGCTACGGACTACGCAATGCAGGAGACTTTACCGTTGAAGAAATAGACGAAGCGATTCGCTTGGCACATAGCAAGGGTGCTAAGGTGTACATCAATATAAATTCGTTATTACACAATGAAGAATTAGATGGATTAGACGATTATCTCATTCATTTGGAAACAGTAGGAGCAGATGCGGTGGTGTTCGGTGACCCTGCTGTGCTGGTTGCTGCTAAACAAGTGGCTCCGAAGCTAAAGCTACACTGGAGCATGGAAATGCTATCCACAAGCTACGATACCATTAATTATTGGGCAGAAAAAGGGGCAAGCCGTGCTGTATTGGCACGTGAATTAACCATAGATGAGACGATCGAAAATCAGCAGGAAGCAAAATGTGAAATTCAAGCACAAGTACATGGACCAACCTGCATTTTCCAATCCAAACGTGATCTTGTTTCGGCTTATTTTGGTCATCAAGGACGCGATATGGAGCAGGAAGGTACCAGCATGGATCGCGGGATGTATGTGAAGGAAGAAAAACGCCGCAATATTAGCTATCCTGTGTATGAAGATGCCCATGGAACTCATATTATCAGTGCAGAAGATATTTGTATGGTTGATGGTCTTGAGGACTTTGTGAATGGTGAATTGGACAGTTTGAAAATTGAAGGATTGCTGCATACATCTGAGTATGTAATCGCAGTGACGAAGCTATATCGTGAAGCATTAGATTTGTGCGTATCTGATGTAGAAGAATATCGTGATAAAGCGGCTGAGTTTCTGCAAAAAATGGAAGCTCTGCAACCAAAAAATCGACCTTTAAACACTGGATTTTATTATAAACCACCGATTCCTTACCATGCTTAA
- a CDS encoding peptidase U32 family protein, giving the protein MSTIITPNQAGLKPVIAKPELLAPAGNLEKLQFAIRYGADAVYIGGQVYSLRANADNFSYDEMREGVKFAHAHGAKVFVATNIIAHNEDLGGMAEYYQELQNIGIDAVIVADPALIQACKKAAPKIEVHLSTQASTTNWRSVQFWKDEGISRVVLAREVSMKEIYDIKSHVDVEIEAFIHGAMCIAYSGRCVLSNHMAMRDSNRGGCAQSCRWKYDLFEDGFNFEEAEKNGAKTLFAEGDEQYTMSPKDLSMLPYIADMIEAGVDSLKVEGRMKSIHYVATVSRAYRMAIDSYFENPKDFKIKQEWIDEVYKAAPRTLSTGFFYGSPSTQEQIFGEPDHPIPYDFAGLVMDYDPATSIATVQVRNHFKVGSKVEFFGPDTFFAQQVEQIWHHVTDEALDTARHPMSLVKMKVNQPVKPYDMMRKEL; this is encoded by the coding sequence TTGAGCACGATTATAACTCCAAACCAAGCCGGATTGAAACCGGTGATTGCTAAGCCTGAGCTACTGGCTCCAGCAGGTAACCTAGAAAAATTACAGTTTGCGATTCGCTATGGAGCAGACGCCGTTTATATTGGTGGTCAAGTATACAGCTTGCGTGCGAATGCTGATAACTTCTCCTATGATGAAATGCGTGAAGGGGTTAAATTTGCCCATGCTCACGGAGCTAAAGTATTTGTAGCGACCAATATTATTGCCCACAACGAAGATTTAGGCGGTATGGCCGAGTATTACCAGGAACTGCAAAATATTGGGATTGATGCGGTTATCGTAGCTGACCCTGCTTTGATTCAGGCATGTAAGAAGGCGGCACCTAAAATTGAAGTTCATTTGAGCACTCAGGCCTCCACAACGAACTGGCGCTCTGTTCAATTTTGGAAAGATGAAGGAATTTCCCGTGTCGTGCTAGCACGTGAAGTATCCATGAAAGAAATTTATGATATAAAATCTCATGTTGATGTAGAAATCGAAGCGTTTATTCACGGCGCGATGTGTATTGCTTATTCCGGTCGATGCGTATTGTCTAATCATATGGCGATGCGTGACTCTAACCGAGGCGGCTGCGCACAATCCTGTCGTTGGAAATATGATCTATTCGAAGACGGATTTAACTTTGAAGAGGCAGAGAAAAACGGTGCCAAGACATTGTTTGCTGAAGGAGACGAGCAATATACGATGTCTCCGAAGGATTTAAGCATGCTACCATATATTGCTGATATGATTGAAGCCGGTGTTGATTCCTTAAAAGTGGAAGGCCGAATGAAGTCTATCCATTATGTAGCGACCGTTTCTCGTGCATATCGCATGGCAATTGACTCTTACTTTGAAAATCCGAAAGACTTCAAGATCAAACAAGAGTGGATCGACGAAGTGTATAAGGCTGCGCCGCGTACGCTGTCTACTGGATTCTTTTACGGAAGCCCAAGTACACAAGAACAAATCTTTGGTGAACCAGATCATCCGATCCCTTACGATTTTGCGGGATTGGTTATGGATTACGATCCGGCTACAAGCATTGCAACTGTTCAAGTGCGCAACCACTTTAAAGTGGGCTCGAAGGTAGAATTCTTTGGACCAGATACATTCTTTGCACAACAGGTAGAACAAATTTGGCACCATGTCACCGATGAAGCATTAGATACAGCACGTCATCCAATGTCATTGGTCAAAATGAAGGTTAACCAACCGGTGAAGCCTTATGACATGATGAGGAAGGAGCTATAG
- the udk gene encoding uridine kinase, with product MGRPVLIGVAGGSGSGKTTVARELYRQFKDESVLMIEQDSYYKDQSYMTMDERVKTNYDHPFAFDNDLLLTHLHELLNYRAIEKPQYDFKEHTRAATTVHVQPADVIILEGMLILEDQRIRDMMDIKVFVDTDADVRIVRRIQRDIEERGRSLDSVVQQYLNVVRPMHLQFIEPTKRYANIIIPEGGYNKVALDLLSTKIHNILHDKNQCFFE from the coding sequence ATGGGTCGCCCCGTACTGATTGGGGTAGCCGGGGGAAGCGGGTCCGGTAAAACCACCGTTGCAAGAGAGTTATACCGCCAGTTTAAAGACGAGAGCGTCTTGATGATTGAGCAGGATTCTTATTACAAGGATCAAAGCTATATGACAATGGATGAGCGTGTAAAAACAAATTACGACCATCCGTTTGCTTTTGATAATGACCTGTTGCTAACACACCTCCATGAGCTACTCAACTATCGAGCAATCGAAAAACCGCAATATGATTTTAAGGAGCATACCAGAGCGGCAACGACAGTCCATGTCCAGCCAGCCGATGTTATTATCCTTGAAGGTATGTTAATCTTAGAAGACCAACGTATTCGCGATATGATGGATATTAAGGTATTTGTTGATACAGATGCCGATGTCCGCATCGTGAGGCGTATTCAGCGCGATATTGAGGAGCGCGGACGTAGTTTAGACAGTGTTGTCCAACAATATTTAAATGTTGTTCGTCCTATGCATTTGCAATTTATCGAACCTACTAAGCGCTATGCAAATATCATTATTCCAGAGGGTGGCTATAACAAGGTAGCACTTGATCTGCTCTCCACAAAGATTCACAACATCCTGCATGATAAGAACCAATGTTTTTTTGAATAA